The following are encoded together in the Syntrophorhabdaceae bacterium genome:
- a CDS encoding nitronate monooxygenase yields the protein MFPLSESKNLLPPLIIKGKRINLPIIQGGMGVGVSLHPLASAVAREGGVGIVSSAALDRIVSKRTGKKLSVYDAVMEEMSLAQAEGGVTGINIMVALGRDYKDTVIAAIDAKADVIISGGGLPMNLPAIKEPNGTALIPIVSSPRALELIIRKWEKASYRPDAVVLEGPLAGGHLGFKFEQIDLESNKLENLLPPVKEIALKHGDFPVIVAGGIFTHADIVRFLRLGADGVQMGTKFLTTEESSATDEYKQAVIDSEEGDILVANQPGSPCGLPFRVLKASPMFVSSLARSRKPKCDKGYVLFKDAQGVYNQCTAKEDNELSFCICNGLLSSGGYNTDTEEPLYTAGAIAWRVKKRTTARAVMRELAGFPEEEEKT from the coding sequence GTGTTCCCGCTGTCCGAATCCAAGAACCTGTTGCCGCCCCTTATAATAAAGGGGAAACGTATTAACTTACCTATCATTCAAGGAGGGATGGGGGTCGGTGTATCCCTGCACCCTCTCGCGTCAGCCGTAGCACGTGAAGGCGGAGTGGGCATCGTCTCCAGTGCAGCCCTCGACCGGATCGTCTCAAAAAGAACCGGTAAGAAACTATCCGTTTATGACGCCGTCATGGAAGAGATGTCCCTTGCCCAGGCCGAAGGAGGCGTGACGGGCATCAATATCATGGTAGCCCTCGGAAGAGACTATAAAGACACCGTAATCGCGGCGATCGATGCCAAGGCGGATGTAATCATATCGGGCGGTGGATTGCCCATGAACCTGCCCGCCATCAAAGAGCCGAACGGCACCGCCCTTATTCCCATCGTCTCCTCGCCCAGGGCCCTGGAGTTGATTATCCGGAAATGGGAAAAGGCGTCGTACAGGCCTGATGCAGTGGTCCTGGAAGGACCTCTTGCGGGCGGCCACCTGGGTTTCAAATTCGAGCAGATAGACCTGGAATCGAACAAGCTCGAGAACCTGCTGCCCCCTGTAAAGGAAATTGCCTTAAAACATGGTGATTTTCCCGTGATCGTGGCAGGAGGCATATTCACCCATGCAGACATCGTGAGATTCCTCCGTCTGGGCGCGGACGGGGTACAGATGGGGACCAAATTTCTCACCACCGAGGAGTCGAGCGCGACCGACGAGTATAAACAGGCGGTCATCGATTCGGAAGAGGGGGATATCCTGGTGGCAAACCAGCCCGGGTCGCCATGCGGACTGCCCTTCAGGGTCCTCAAGGCTTCACCCATGTTCGTATCCTCCCTCGCACGAAGCAGAAAACCGAAATGCGATAAGGGATACGTGCTTTTCAAGGACGCACAGGGCGTCTACAACCAATGTACCGCAAAAGAGGACAATGAGCTCTCCTTCTGCATCTGCAACGGCCTTCTTTCATCCGGCGGATACAATACGGATACCGAGGAGCCTCTCTACACCGCCGGCGCGATCGCGTGGAGGGTAAAGAAGAGGACGACCGCGAGGGCCGTCATGAGGGAGCTTGCCGGCTTCCCCGAAGAGGAAGAGAAGACCTAG
- a CDS encoding efflux RND transporter permease subunit → MISTFFIERPILANVLAAVTVIVGLVSYYYLAVEQYPPIVPPTIQVISRYPGAAASVVADTIGVPIEQAVNGVERSIYMSSTSGSDGSYALTITFDVGTDLDKSLALVQNQVNGALAQLPGDATTQGVTVRKVSTNILLVVSLYSDDNRFDEAFLSNYGIINMQYPLARLPGVGQARVFGAGPYSMRVWLDPNRLKEFGLTTTDVLAVIRDQNVQVVTGQLGAPPVPQGQAHQFTINSLGRLSDVTQFENIVLKSDADQAARVVRLKDVSRIDLSQQSFSNFANIGPLRSAQVVVFALPDANSIAVADQVYKAVAEMSKEFPEGLKYTIRYDTTTFVRESISKVYETLFIAAVLVLLVIMVFLQSFRALLVPATTVPVTIIGAFGAMVALGFTINLMTLFALVLSIGIVVDDAIVIVENSAYYIDKGLTPKEAAIKAMSELTGPVMGITAALTAVFLPAAFLPGITGLIFRQFALVIAATSIISAMNALTLKPTQCALWLKPRTKEPNRFYRGFNRIYDKAKQPYMSLVRWMVMRSNIMVIVFFIIIAIAGWQFVSRPTGFLPSEDQGYAILFARLPDGASQPRSREVAEKIGKVLGNTPGIKSWVTIGGYSFLDAANVSTINSTFIIYDDWSKRGRALSQEKLIAGLNRDLSKIQEADVFVVVPPPIRGLGQSGGFQMMLEDRKNLGLEELQKAVDAVVQRANSEASLQGIASTFNTRSPQLFLDIDRVKTRSLQVPLTNVFETLRGYLGSSFANLFNKFNQVYQVYIQASDVHRIRSEDIKGLYTRNSQGDMVPLGSLLDVKFTTGPELITRYNLYPAAPIFGNAAPGVSSGEALGLMERRLSETVARGIGFDWTATSYQEKRVGNQAYFIYALSVTLVFMVLAALYESWTSPAAVILVVPMALVGVLIALMVRGFDNNLYTQIGLVLMIALASKNAILIVEFARDLHKEGMSAAEAAIEATSRRFRPIVMTSIAFILGVVPLLFASGAGAAGQQAIGTVVFGGMIASTVLAIPFVPVFYVATQRLSERVGRKKKEA, encoded by the coding sequence ATGATCTCCACTTTCTTTATCGAGCGTCCGATTCTTGCGAATGTCCTCGCCGCGGTGACGGTGATCGTGGGTCTGGTGAGCTATTATTACCTGGCCGTGGAACAGTATCCCCCCATCGTGCCTCCCACCATCCAGGTAATCTCCCGATATCCCGGGGCTGCTGCCTCGGTGGTGGCCGATACGATAGGCGTACCCATAGAACAGGCGGTAAACGGCGTCGAGCGATCCATTTACATGTCTTCCACCAGCGGGAGCGACGGCTCTTATGCCCTGACCATTACATTCGACGTGGGCACCGATCTCGATAAATCCCTTGCCCTGGTTCAGAACCAGGTGAACGGGGCCCTGGCGCAGCTTCCCGGCGACGCTACTACCCAGGGGGTCACGGTGAGGAAAGTTTCGACCAATATTCTCCTTGTGGTAAGCCTCTATTCAGATGATAACCGTTTTGACGAAGCCTTTCTCTCGAATTACGGGATCATCAATATGCAATATCCCCTCGCCCGGCTACCCGGAGTGGGCCAGGCGCGGGTCTTCGGCGCGGGTCCCTACAGTATGCGCGTATGGCTTGACCCGAACAGGCTTAAAGAGTTCGGCCTTACCACCACTGACGTGCTGGCAGTGATCAGGGATCAGAACGTGCAGGTCGTGACGGGACAGCTCGGCGCGCCTCCCGTACCCCAGGGTCAGGCCCACCAGTTCACGATCAACAGCTTGGGACGCCTTTCCGATGTGACTCAATTCGAGAATATCGTGCTGAAAAGCGACGCCGATCAGGCGGCTCGCGTAGTGAGGCTCAAGGACGTATCCCGTATTGACCTCAGCCAGCAGTCTTTCTCGAATTTTGCGAACATAGGGCCGCTGCGCTCCGCCCAGGTAGTCGTATTTGCCCTGCCCGATGCGAATTCCATTGCAGTGGCCGACCAGGTATACAAGGCGGTGGCGGAAATGAGCAAGGAATTCCCGGAGGGCCTCAAGTACACGATCCGCTACGACACCACCACATTCGTGCGGGAGTCCATCTCCAAGGTTTATGAAACCCTGTTCATCGCAGCCGTTCTCGTGCTCCTGGTCATCATGGTCTTTCTCCAGAGCTTCCGCGCCCTCCTCGTTCCCGCCACCACGGTTCCCGTCACGATCATTGGGGCCTTCGGGGCCATGGTCGCCCTCGGTTTCACCATCAACCTCATGACCCTTTTTGCCCTGGTCCTCTCCATAGGCATCGTGGTCGACGATGCCATCGTAATCGTCGAGAACAGCGCCTATTATATCGACAAAGGATTGACGCCCAAGGAGGCTGCGATAAAGGCGATGAGCGAACTGACGGGGCCGGTCATGGGCATCACCGCGGCCCTTACCGCGGTCTTCCTGCCCGCGGCATTTCTGCCCGGCATTACGGGTCTCATCTTCCGCCAATTTGCCCTGGTGATCGCCGCCACTTCGATAATCAGCGCAATGAATGCCCTCACCTTGAAACCGACCCAGTGCGCCCTGTGGCTCAAACCCCGGACGAAGGAGCCGAACAGGTTTTACCGGGGGTTTAACAGGATCTATGACAAAGCGAAGCAACCGTATATGAGTCTCGTCCGGTGGATGGTAATGAGGAGCAATATCATGGTCATCGTCTTCTTCATTATCATTGCGATCGCAGGATGGCAGTTCGTCTCGCGGCCCACGGGTTTTTTACCGTCCGAAGACCAGGGGTACGCCATCCTCTTCGCCCGCCTCCCTGACGGCGCGTCTCAGCCGAGATCCCGTGAGGTCGCGGAAAAGATAGGCAAAGTACTTGGGAATACGCCCGGCATAAAAAGCTGGGTTACAATTGGAGGGTACTCTTTTCTGGATGCGGCCAATGTCTCAACCATCAACAGCACCTTCATTATTTATGACGACTGGTCCAAGCGGGGCCGGGCGCTCAGTCAGGAGAAGCTGATCGCGGGCCTTAACCGTGACCTCTCGAAAATTCAGGAGGCGGACGTGTTTGTGGTCGTCCCTCCTCCGATCCGCGGGCTCGGACAATCGGGAGGTTTCCAGATGATGCTGGAGGACAGAAAAAACCTGGGACTCGAAGAGCTGCAGAAGGCGGTGGACGCCGTGGTCCAAAGGGCGAACTCCGAGGCGAGCCTGCAGGGTATCGCCTCCACCTTCAATACCAGGAGTCCTCAACTTTTTCTCGACATAGACCGCGTAAAGACACGGTCCCTTCAGGTCCCCCTGACCAATGTCTTTGAAACCCTGCGGGGCTACCTCGGCTCATCTTTTGCCAACCTTTTCAATAAATTTAATCAGGTATACCAGGTCTATATTCAGGCGAGCGACGTGCATCGCATCAGGTCCGAGGACATCAAGGGTCTCTACACGAGAAACAGCCAGGGCGATATGGTCCCTCTCGGAAGCCTCCTCGATGTAAAGTTTACCACAGGACCCGAGCTCATCACCCGATATAACCTCTATCCCGCGGCTCCCATATTCGGAAATGCGGCGCCCGGCGTCAGCTCCGGCGAGGCCCTCGGCCTCATGGAGCGCAGGCTCTCCGAGACCGTGGCCCGGGGCATCGGATTCGATTGGACCGCCACCAGTTACCAGGAGAAGAGGGTGGGAAACCAGGCGTACTTCATCTATGCCTTGTCGGTCACTCTCGTGTTTATGGTGCTTGCCGCACTCTACGAAAGCTGGACTTCGCCCGCTGCGGTGATCCTCGTCGTGCCCATGGCCCTCGTGGGCGTCCTGATAGCGCTCATGGTCCGTGGGTTTGACAACAATCTCTATACCCAGATCGGGCTCGTGCTCATGATCGCCCTTGCCAGCAAGAATGCTATTCTGATCGTGGAATTTGCACGGGACCTGCATAAAGAGGGCATGTCGGCAGCGGAAGCCGCCATAGAAGCGACGAGCCGGAGGTTCCGTCCTATTGTGATGACCTCCATTGCATTTATCCTGGGGGTTGTGCCTCTCCTGTTCGCAAGCGGTGCAGGAGCCGCGGGGCAGCAGGCGATAGGCACTGTAGTCTTTGGGGGTATGATTGCATCTACGGTATTGGCGATCCCCTTTGTCCCGGTATTTTACGTGGCGACACAAAGGTTGAGCGAAAGGGTGGGCAGAAAGAAAAAAGAGGCCTAG
- a CDS encoding efflux RND transporter periplasmic adaptor subunit: protein MTYPKSPWSHARLTLIWIIASILFIPSLPGCRKKAPPPPPPPSVSVALPEKRRVTDYLELTGTTQAVMTVQLQARVAGYLEKVFFQDGQPVKKNQLLFLIQQNTYRANLEQAEAAILQYRAQLEYGESQFLRYSALFLEKGASQQDVDNWRYQRDLARANLIAAEAKRDLARLDLAYTEVRAPFDGRVDRRLKDPGNLVGAGENTVLAALNQTDPMYAYFTISDGNLAKLMREARWSPGQTRSRTWPVYLGLPEETGYPHEGRLDFASISLTPTSGTLLLRAVFGNKSAQILPGLYGRLKIPVREIDALLVPEEAMGNDQQGAFVLVVGARNVVNRVAVKRGPAVGTMRVVEQGLSGKEWVVVRGTQKAIPGRHVTPEQTDSGQKASS, encoded by the coding sequence ATGACATACCCAAAGTCCCCCTGGTCCCACGCAAGATTGACCCTCATCTGGATTATTGCATCTATTCTTTTCATACCTTCCCTCCCCGGGTGTCGGAAGAAGGCGCCACCGCCGCCTCCCCCGCCCAGCGTGAGCGTGGCCCTCCCCGAAAAGAGGCGGGTCACCGATTATCTGGAGCTTACGGGCACCACCCAGGCGGTGATGACCGTACAACTTCAGGCGCGGGTGGCCGGATATCTGGAGAAGGTATTCTTCCAGGACGGGCAACCGGTGAAGAAGAATCAGCTCCTCTTCCTTATCCAGCAGAATACGTACCGGGCGAACCTGGAACAGGCAGAGGCCGCGATCCTCCAGTACAGGGCCCAGCTTGAATACGGGGAGAGCCAGTTTCTCCGCTATTCCGCATTGTTTTTGGAAAAAGGCGCTTCCCAGCAGGACGTGGACAACTGGCGTTACCAACGGGACCTGGCCAGGGCAAATCTTATCGCAGCCGAGGCAAAACGGGACCTGGCGAGGCTCGATCTCGCATACACGGAGGTGAGGGCCCCCTTTGACGGGCGCGTCGACAGGAGGCTCAAAGACCCGGGCAACCTTGTAGGCGCCGGAGAAAATACCGTGCTTGCCGCCCTTAATCAGACAGACCCCATGTATGCCTACTTTACCATTAGCGATGGGAACCTTGCGAAGCTTATGAGGGAGGCCCGCTGGTCTCCGGGGCAGACCCGCTCAAGAACGTGGCCCGTATACCTGGGCCTTCCGGAGGAGACGGGCTATCCCCACGAGGGGAGGCTTGACTTTGCGTCGATCAGCCTTACGCCTACGAGCGGGACCTTATTGCTGCGGGCCGTTTTCGGAAACAAGAGCGCGCAAATACTACCCGGTCTCTATGGCCGTCTCAAAATACCGGTCAGGGAGATCGACGCCTTGCTCGTGCCCGAAGAAGCAATGGGGAATGACCAGCAGGGCGCCTTTGTGCTTGTGGTGGGGGCCCGGAACGTGGTGAATCGCGTGGCAGTCAAAAGAGGTCCTGCCGTGGGCACAATGCGGGTGGTGGAACAGGGCCTCTCCGGGAAAGAATGGGTGGTGGTGAGAGGCACTCAAAAGGCGATCCCCGGAAGGCATGTGACCCCCGAGCAGACGGATTCCGGGCAAAAGGCTTCTTCATGA